A genomic stretch from Arachis stenosperma cultivar V10309 chromosome 3, arast.V10309.gnm1.PFL2, whole genome shotgun sequence includes:
- the LOC130967028 gene encoding formin-like protein 2, which yields MSHTTFTFLFCFLSLLFSSSLAAHHRHLLHHPLFPAPSLPIPIPPTQPPSPSPQPQPQPQHQQPKLPFSSISSPSSPSSSSSPNNHFFFPTYRPSPPPPSPSVVATFPANISSLLLPHPTSTHHRPALALALTLSLVSLALLSAAAAFALHRRSRTSSSFHADDDEDDDKASRQDSLRLFPRNAATSDGTHPKPRGGPGAASSPRTDYLYLGTVASSEPPDSSSSSTTGTLMVPPYRKLNDSPELKPLEEDKDEKHKENQDEEEEQFFSPRGSSGNRQESPPSPVAVLGVEDSSSRSPKAFPLEKLGCRSLNSRTPSHSRSCSPLSPESTKSLPPPNQNPVSASQSPSSLCSSSSSPKPREELRSSWDVPGTELPPPPPPPPPPPPPRFWETPVMNKLAPNVDKNESEETPKPKLKALHWDKVKASSDRATVWDRLRPSSFQLNEDMIETLFMVNNSKENPTLAFRDNNGRRGQTVHSSPVPPENRVLDPKKSQNIAILLRALNVTIDEVCEALREGNCDTLGTELLESLLKMAPTKEEETKLREFQDESPFKLGPAEKFLKIMLDIPFAFKRVEAMLYIANFDSELEYLKKSFETLEVACEELRNSRMFLKLLEAVLRTGNRMNVGTDRGDAHAFKLDTLLKLVDIKGTDGKTTLLHFVVQEIVRTEGSHISGSNNHPASENNQQYTLQDEVEFRKLGLQVVSGLSGELTNVKKTATMDSDMLSSDVAKLAKGIEKVVEVVKLNEMSPLKDTSQKFSEAMKCFLEKGGEEILRIQNQEKRALSSVKEITEYFHGNSAKEEAHPFRIFMVVRDFLSILDGVCKEVGKANERTLVGSRQSVMPANPVMPAIFPIITGKQPCDSSESD from the exons ATGTCCCACACTACATTTACCTTCCTCTTCTGCTTCTTATCactcctcttctcttcttccctcgCCGCTCATCACCGCCACCTTCTCCACCACCCGCTCTTCCCGGCGCCTTCACTCCCCATCCCCATTCCCCCTACAcaaccaccatctccctctcctcaaccacaaccacaaccacaacACCAACAACCCAAGCTTCCATTCTCTTCTATttcatcaccttcctcaccgtcttcttcttcctcaccaAACAACCATTTCTTCTTTCCTACTTACCGCCCCTCTCCACCTCCTCCATCACCCTCCGTCGTCGCCACATTCCCGGCTAACATCTCCTCCCTCCTCCTCCCACACCCTACCTCCACCCACCACCGTCCCGCACTCGCACTTGCTCTCACCCTCTCTCTTGTTTCCCTCGCCCTCCTCTCCGCCGCTGCCGCATTCGCACTCCACCGCCGCTCCCGCACCTCGTCATCCTTCCACGCCGACGATGACGAAGACGACGACAAGGCCTCCAGGCAAGATAGCCTCCGCCTGTTCCCACGCAACGCTGCCACCTCCGACGGCACCCACCCCAAGCCCCGCGGCGGCCCCGGCGCCGCCTCAAGCCCGCGCACAGATTACCTCTACCTCGGCACGGTGGCTAGTTCAGAGCCACCGGATTCAAGCTCCAGCAGCACCACCGGAACCTTAATGGTGCCGCCGTACCGGAAACTGAATGATTCGCCGGAACTAAAACCACT TGAAGAAGACAAGGACGAAAAGCACAAGGAGAATCAAGATGAAGAAGAGGAACAGTTCTTTTCTCCGAGAGGCTCTTCCGGTAACAGACAAGAGAGTCCTCCTTCCCCTGTTGCGGTTCTTGGAGTCGAAGATTCAAGTTCTCGTTCACCGAAGGCTTTTCCTTTGGAGAAACTCGGATGCAGAAGCTTAAACTCAAGAACCCCATCTCATTCTCGTTCTTGTTCCCCTCTCAGCCCTGAAAGCACCAAATCACTGCCACCACCTAATCAGAACCCAGTTTCTGCGTCGCAGTCGCCGTCTTctttgtgttcttcttcttcttctcctaagCCTAGAGAGGAGTTGAGATCCAGTTGGGATGTTCCGGGCACCGAACTGCCTCCTCCTCCTCCGCCACCACCACCGCCGCCTCCGCCGCGGTTCTGGGAGACTCCGGTGATGAATAAATTGGCGCCAAATGTTGATAAGAATGAGAGTGAGGAAACTCCGAAGCCAAAGTTAAAAGCTTTGCATTGGGATAAAGTGAAAGCTAGTTCTGATAGGGCAACGGTGTGGGATCGCTTGAGACCAAGTTCTTTCCA ATTGAACGAGGACATGATTGAGACGCTGTTCATGGTTAATAACTCAAAGGAAAATCCTACATTGGCTTTTAGAGATAATAATGGCCGCCGTGGTCAAACGGTTCATTCTTCACCGGTGCCGCCGGAGAATAGGGTGCTTGACCCCAAGAAGTCTCAGAACATTGCTATTTTGCTTAGGGCGCTCAATGTAACTATTGATGAAGTTTGTGAAGCTCTCAGGGAAG GCAACTGTGATACACTGGGAACAGAACTTCTGGAGAGTTTGTTGAAGATGGCTCCaaccaaagaagaagaaactaaGCTGAGGGAGTTCCAAGACGAATCGCCCTTCAAGCTTGGCCCTGCTGAGAAATTTCTGAAGATCATGCTTGATATACCTTTTGCATTTAAGAGAGTGGAAGCTATGCTCTACATTGCTAATTTTGATTCTGAATTAGAATACCTTAAAAAGTCCTTTGAGACTCTGGAG GTGGCTTGTGAGGAATTGAGGAACAGCAGAATGTTTTTGAAGTTACTTGAAGCTGTTCTCAGAACTGGAAACCGAATGAATGTTGGCACTGATCGGGGCGATGCGCATGCATTCAAGCTGGACACACTTCTGAAGCTCGTTGATATTAAAGGAACCGATGGAAAGACCACTCTATTGCATTTTGTTGTACAGGAAATTGTCAGAACCGAGGGATCTCATATTTCCGGTTCTAACAATCATCCGGCCTCCGAGAACAACCAGCAATATACTCTTCAAGATGAGGTTGAATTCCGGAAGCTTGGACTGCAAGTTGTTTCGGGCTTGAGTGGTGAGCTCACCAATGTGAAAAAAACAGCTACCATGGACTCAGACATGCTTAGCAGCGATGTTGCTAAACTTGCTAAGGGGATCGAGAAAGTTGTGGAAGTTGTCAAACTGAATGAAATGTCACCCTTGAAAGACACTAGCCAAAAGTTTTCTGAGGCAATGAAATGTTTCTTGgagaaaggaggagaagaaatttTAAGAATCCAGAACCAAGAGAAAAGGGCTCTCTCTTCAGTAAAGGAGATAACTGAGTATTTCCATGGGAATTCAGCAAAGGAAGAAGCTCATCCGTTTAGAATTTTTATGGTAGTGAGGGATTTCCTTTCGATATTAGATGGTGTGTGCAAGGAAGTTGGGAAAGCGAATGAGAGGACTCTAGTTGGTTCTAGACAATCTGTAATGCCTGCAAACCCTGTGATGCCAGCAATTTTTCCTATTATTACTGGTAAGCAGCCATGTGATTCATCTGAATCTGATTAA
- the LOC130968683 gene encoding acyl-coenzyme A thioesterase 2, chloroplastic-like, which yields MQPLRNPNLSSPLRHFLFRFRVKPNPHDSPSLSLKNLNPYLHRTLCASSYTTSSSSPTPCESDSNDVKPSVHIDAGSSNRKPISLWPGMFHSPATHALWEARSKIHESPILPNGKSLETVAKSPSRSRTSIYYNFSSDHILREQYRNPWNHIRMGKLVEDFDALAGTIAFKHCSNEDGATRPLLLVTASVDKMVLKKPIHIDEDLTIAGAVTWVGRSSMEIQVELTQFTEGNEKIQESPKLVANFTFVARDSATGKAVPINQVLPETEKEKLLWEEAEKNSKLRKQRKTEEKHGNDGDTGKRLSALLAEGRIFSDMPALANRDSILMKDTCLQNSFICQPQQRNIHGRIFGGFLMRRAFELAFSTAYAFAGVAPHFLEVDHVDFVKPVDVGNFLRLKTCVLYTELDNPTKPLVNVEVVAHVTKPELRSSEVSNRFYFTFGVDSEAIRNGLRIRTVVPATEEEARKVLERMDAEREDS from the exons ATGCAGCCACTCAGAAACCCGAATCTATCTTCACCACTACGTCACTTTCTCTTCAGATTCAGAGTCAAACCCAATCCTCATGATTCACCATCACTGTCACTGAAGAATCTCAATCCATATCTTCACAGAACTCTCTGCGCTTCTTCTTATACGACATCATCATCTTCTCCCACGCCTTGTGAATCCGATTCCAACGATGTAAAACCCTCCGTTCACATCGATGCAGGATCGTCAAACCGCAAACCAATTAGTCTATGGCCTGGGATGTTCCATTCCCCTGCTACACACGCTCTCTGGGAGGCCAGATCCAAGATCCACGAGTCCCCCATCCTTCCCAATGGCAAAAGCTTAGAAACCGTTGCGAAATCGCCGTCAAGAAGCAGGACTAGCATATACTACAACTTCTCTTCGGATCACATACTTCGCGAGCAGTATAGGAACCCATGGAACCATATCAGGATGGGGAAGCTCGTCGAGGATTTCGACGCTCTTGCTGGAACAATTGCATTCAAG CATTGCAGCAACGAAGATGGAGCTACGAGGCCTCTATTATTGGTGACTGCTTCTGTTGACAAAATGGTTCTGAAGAAACCGATCCATATTGATGAAGATTTGACTATCGCTGGTGCGGTTACTTGGGTTGGAAGGTCATCCATGGAGATTCAAGTCGAACTCACTCAGTTTACAGAAG GGAATGAGAAAATCCAAGAATCACCTAAACTTGTGGCCAACTTCACGTTTGTGGCTCGGGACTCTGCCACCGGAAAGGCAGTCCCAATTAACCAGGTCTTACCTGAAACTGAGAAAGAAAAATTGCTATGGGAAGAAGCAGAGAAGAATAGCAAGTTAAGGAAACAAAGGAAAACAGAAGAGAAACATGGAAATGATGGTGACACTGGAAAAAGGCTCAGTGCACTATTGGCAGAAGGGCGTATATTCAGTGACATGCCAGCATTGGCCAACAGAGACAGCATCCTCATGAAGGATACTTGTCTCCAAAATTCTTTTATCTGCCAGCCACAGCAGAGGAACATCCATGGCCGAATCTTTGGGGGTTTCTTGATGAGAAGAGCCTTTGAATTAGCCTTCTCAACAGCTTATGCCTTTGCTGGTGTGGCACCTCATTTCTTGGAAGTTGATCATGTTGATTTTGTTAAGCCT GTGGATGTTGGAAATTTTCTTCGTCTCAAGACTTGTGTGCTGTACACTGAACTAGACAATCCAACAAAACCTCTGGTGAATGTTGAAGTTGTTGCACACGTTACCAAGCCTGAACTACGGTCCAGTGAG GTATCCAACAGATTCTACTTTACATTCGGTGTTGATTCTGAGGCCATTAGAAATGGATTGAGGATTAGAACCGTTGTTCCTGCTACAGAAGAGGAAGCACGAAAGGTACTTGAACGCATGGATGCCGAGCGTGAGGACTCCTAG